Proteins from one Staphylococcus saprophyticus subsp. saprophyticus ATCC 15305 = NCTC 7292 genomic window:
- the ribE gene encoding 6,7-dimethyl-8-ribityllumazine synthase codes for MNFEGKLVGSDLKVAIVVSRFNDFITNRLLDGAKDTLIRHEVPEANIDVAYVPGAFEIPLVAKKLAKKNDYDAVITLGCVIRGSTSHYDYVCNEVAKGVSKANDVTDTPVIFGILTTENIEQAVERAGTKAGNKGAEAAVSAIEMANLLREI; via the coding sequence ATGAATTTTGAAGGTAAATTAGTAGGTTCAGATTTAAAAGTAGCGATTGTTGTAAGTAGATTTAATGATTTTATTACTAATCGATTATTAGATGGTGCAAAAGATACATTAATTAGACATGAAGTACCGGAAGCTAATATCGATGTAGCATACGTACCAGGAGCATTTGAAATTCCTTTAGTAGCTAAAAAATTAGCTAAGAAAAATGATTATGATGCAGTTATCACTCTAGGTTGTGTTATTAGAGGATCAACGTCTCATTACGATTACGTTTGTAACGAAGTAGCCAAGGGTGTTTCAAAAGCGAATGATGTTACTGATACGCCAGTCATATTTGGTATTTTAACTACAGAAAATATTGAACAAGCAGTAGAACGTGCAGGTACGAAAGCAGGTAATAAAGGTGCAGAAGCAGCAGTAAGTGCGATAGAAATGGCTAATTTATTAAGAGAAATATAA
- a CDS encoding proline dehydrogenase family protein encodes MPIVKDFFIGLSNNSFLNKTAKEVGPMFGANKVVAGNTIKYLIDTIERLNNKGITVTVDCLGEFVVTEGEAIQAKDQILEVMYAIYNHSLAGHMSVKLSQLGSEFDIDLAYRNLREILLKANEFDNMHINIDTEKYDSLFDITQVLDRLKGEFKNVGTVIQAYLYKADALIDKYPELRLRMVKGAYKENEVIAFQTKEEIDENYIRLIKKRLLSAKNVTSIATHDDKIITQIKQFIKDNKIDKDRYEFQMLYGFRSDLAEQIAGEGNNFCIYVPYGDDWFSYFMRRLAERPQNLNLMFKELLKPDILKKVGTIAGIFAGVVATGSILYRVLKK; translated from the coding sequence ATGCCAATTGTGAAAGATTTCTTTATCGGATTATCAAATAATTCGTTTTTAAATAAGACTGCCAAGGAAGTAGGACCCATGTTTGGGGCGAATAAAGTCGTTGCGGGTAATACGATTAAATACTTGATAGACACAATTGAACGTTTAAACAACAAGGGAATTACAGTGACTGTTGATTGTCTTGGAGAGTTTGTCGTAACTGAAGGTGAAGCTATCCAAGCTAAAGATCAAATTTTGGAAGTCATGTATGCCATTTATAATCATAGTTTAGCTGGACATATGTCTGTGAAATTAAGCCAACTAGGTTCAGAGTTTGATATAGATCTTGCTTACCGTAATTTACGAGAAATATTATTGAAAGCAAATGAATTTGATAATATGCATATTAATATCGATACTGAAAAGTATGATAGCTTGTTTGATATCACTCAAGTATTAGATCGATTAAAAGGTGAATTTAAAAATGTTGGTACAGTCATTCAAGCATATTTATATAAAGCCGATGCGCTCATAGATAAATATCCTGAACTAAGATTACGCATGGTTAAAGGTGCATATAAAGAAAATGAAGTTATCGCTTTTCAAACAAAAGAAGAAATCGACGAAAACTACATACGTTTAATTAAAAAAAGATTGTTAAGTGCTAAAAACGTTACTTCTATCGCTACACACGATGATAAAATCATTACACAAATCAAACAATTTATTAAAGATAATAAAATTGATAAAGATCGTTATGAATTTCAAATGTTATACGGCTTTCGCTCTGATTTAGCAGAACAAATTGCCGGCGAAGGCAACAATTTCTGCATTTATGTGCCATATGGAGATGATTGGTTCAGTTACTTTATGAGAAGATTAGCTGAAAGACCACAAAATTTGAATTTAATGTTTAAAGAATTGTTAAAACCAGATATATTGAAAAAAGTAGGCACTATTGCTGGCATATTTGCTGGCGTTGTAGCTACAGGTTCAATACTATATAGAGTACTTAAAAAATAA
- a CDS encoding alpha/beta fold hydrolase: MWKWETENEAKGVVVIAHNMLEHTGRYAYVITMLRRNGYHVIMGDLPGQGQTSRSNKGQIDNFDAYHEHILEWIRIANEYKIPTYVLGIGLGGLIVLNLLEKTEVPIEGLMLLSPLLEFKKSNKSRKDKIISNIGKIAKDTRFKVGITVEDLTRNEEVIEETNKDQLMLNKVTYYWYKQIIEIMKETVNHLKDVKSLPLLLMYGTEDRVADISAMDLIKDKIMTEELYFKAWEGLYHEIHNEPERDEVMRYILAFLNNSASNNGFIVHDENEVS, translated from the coding sequence ATGTGGAAATGGGAAACCGAAAATGAAGCAAAAGGTGTCGTAGTAATTGCACATAACATGCTTGAACATACTGGAAGATATGCATATGTGATTACGATGCTTCGCCGAAATGGATATCATGTTATTATGGGCGATTTGCCAGGACAAGGGCAAACATCACGTTCAAATAAAGGTCAAATTGATAATTTTGATGCATATCATGAGCATATACTTGAATGGATTAGAATCGCAAATGAATATAAAATTCCAACTTATGTCCTAGGTATAGGTCTTGGTGGTTTGATTGTCTTAAATTTATTAGAAAAAACAGAAGTGCCGATTGAAGGCCTGATGTTGCTTTCACCACTTTTAGAATTTAAGAAAAGTAATAAATCTAGAAAAGATAAAATTATTTCTAATATAGGTAAAATTGCGAAAGATACTCGATTTAAAGTTGGTATTACAGTTGAAGATTTAACAAGAAACGAAGAAGTTATAGAAGAGACGAATAAAGATCAATTGATGTTAAATAAAGTAACTTACTACTGGTATAAACAGATTATTGAAATTATGAAAGAGACAGTCAACCATTTAAAAGATGTAAAATCATTGCCGTTATTATTAATGTACGGTACAGAAGATAGAGTTGCAGATATAAGCGCAATGGATTTAATAAAAGATAAAATAATGACAGAAGAACTTTATTTTAAAGCGTGGGAAGGATTATATCATGAAATTCATAACGAGCCTGAACGTGATGAAGTCATGCGATATATTTTAGCGTTTTTAAATAATAGTGCAAGTAACAATGGATTTATAGTACATGATGAAAATGAAGTTTCATAG
- a CDS encoding L-lactate dehydrogenase: MEYIKSNKVVLIGDGAVGSSYAFALVAQGVADELVIIDLDEDKVKGDVMDLNHAAPYGGSPVKIKAGSYKACHNADLVVITAGAAQKPGETRLDLIEKNTKIFKSIVSEVMASGFNGIFLVATNPVDVLTYVTQQVSGLPKEKVIGSGTILDTARFKYELAEEFGVSDRSVHGQIIGEHGDSELAVWSQANIAGQPLYQLLIDDPEKQHRIEEIFVNTRDAAYDIIQAKGATYYGIAMGLVHITKAILNNQNVVLTVSSRLEGEYGQEDVYIGVPTKINRQGAVEVFEIPLNDEEKTLFTRSVGILKEMQNKISHLIA, from the coding sequence ATGGAATATATAAAAAGTAATAAAGTTGTTTTAATTGGTGATGGTGCAGTTGGATCAAGTTATGCATTTGCATTAGTAGCTCAAGGTGTGGCAGATGAACTCGTTATTATAGATTTAGATGAAGACAAAGTGAAAGGTGATGTAATGGACTTAAACCATGCGGCACCGTATGGAGGTTCACCTGTTAAAATTAAAGCTGGTTCATATAAAGCATGTCACAATGCTGATTTAGTGGTGATTACTGCTGGAGCAGCTCAAAAACCAGGAGAAACGAGATTAGATTTAATTGAAAAGAATACAAAAATATTTAAATCGATTGTTTCTGAAGTTATGGCATCTGGATTTAATGGGATTTTCTTAGTAGCCACTAACCCTGTTGATGTACTTACCTATGTAACGCAACAAGTTTCTGGATTACCTAAAGAAAAAGTAATTGGATCAGGTACGATTTTAGATACGGCACGATTCAAATATGAATTAGCTGAAGAATTTGGCGTTTCTGATAGAAGTGTTCATGGACAAATCATTGGGGAACATGGAGACTCTGAACTAGCTGTTTGGTCACAAGCAAATATTGCAGGACAGCCATTATACCAATTGTTAATAGATGATCCTGAAAAACAACATAGAATAGAAGAAATATTTGTTAATACACGAGATGCAGCCTATGACATTATTCAAGCTAAAGGTGCAACATATTATGGCATTGCTATGGGATTAGTGCATATAACTAAAGCGATTTTAAATAATCAAAATGTAGTGCTTACCGTATCCAGTCGTTTAGAAGGTGAATATGGTCAAGAAGATGTCTATATAGGTGTCCCTACAAAAATTAACAGACAAGGTGCGGTAGAAGTTTTTGAAATACCGTTAAACGATGAAGAAAAAACTTTATTTACCCGTTCTGTTGGTATTTTGAAAGAAATGCAAAATAAAATATCTCATTTAATTGCATAA
- a CDS encoding transcriptional regulator, SarA/Rot family gives MGKTFTEKVDGVLQLESVLKDIEDIFDKVQKQYKMSKEEILILLTLWKEGSMTLKEMDDFVHIKSYKRTRTYNDLVEKAWIIKERPQNDERTVIIHFNEDLKDQRESLLNFFKEEIDSNSSTIQNSLKSILNL, from the coding sequence ATGGGGAAGACATTTACTGAAAAAGTGGATGGCGTTTTGCAATTAGAATCTGTGTTGAAAGATATCGAGGATATTTTTGACAAAGTTCAAAAGCAATATAAAATGTCAAAAGAAGAAATTTTAATCCTTTTGACACTTTGGAAAGAAGGGTCAATGACTTTAAAAGAAATGGATGATTTTGTTCATATTAAATCATACAAACGTACACGTACGTACAATGATTTAGTTGAAAAAGCGTGGATTATTAAAGAAAGACCACAAAACGACGAACGTACAGTTATTATCCATTTTAATGAAGATTTAAAAGATCAAAGGGAAAGTCTTTTAAACTTTTTTAAAGAAGAAATTGATTCTAACTCATCTACTATTCAAAACAGTCTTAAATCTATCTTAAATCTATAG